Proteins encoded by one window of Sediminicoccus rosea:
- a CDS encoding TauD/TfdA family dioxygenase — protein MEYPTAPIGGPAAWLGADMARRTDWVETFTPAELAEIEAAVAEHLNSGRAMGEITPETFRLPTLAPRLTRILHDIQHGRGFVLLRGFDVAGRDIEESAIAYLGIGAHLGGFRSQNAKGHLLGHVKDLGLDIQNPKVRYYQTNKELEFHTDSCDIVGLICLKTSKSGGGSRIVSSVAIHDRMMRETPDLWRALFNPMPTDRRGEIPPGMLPWFEIPVFNWFQGELSTIYSGQYIRSAQANFPEARRLTADESAAIDRLDELAAEMSVEMEFRPGDMQFIHNHQILHSRTDFEDWPEPEKRRHLLRLWLAPREARVLPPVYAQRYGDISVGNRGGIVVKDTVLRFTLEPA, from the coding sequence ATGGAGTATCCGACGGCGCCCATCGGCGGCCCGGCCGCCTGGCTGGGCGCGGACATGGCAAGGCGCACCGATTGGGTGGAGACCTTCACCCCGGCCGAACTGGCCGAGATCGAGGCCGCCGTCGCGGAACACCTGAATTCCGGGCGCGCCATGGGCGAGATCACGCCCGAGACCTTCCGCCTTCCCACGCTGGCGCCGCGCCTGACGCGCATCCTGCACGACATCCAGCACGGCCGCGGCTTCGTGCTGCTGCGCGGCTTCGATGTGGCGGGCCGTGACATCGAGGAAAGCGCCATCGCCTATCTGGGCATCGGCGCGCATCTCGGCGGCTTCCGGTCGCAGAACGCCAAGGGGCATCTGCTGGGCCATGTGAAGGATCTCGGCCTCGACATCCAGAACCCCAAGGTCCGCTACTACCAGACCAACAAGGAATTGGAGTTCCATACGGATTCCTGTGACATCGTGGGGCTGATCTGCCTGAAGACCTCGAAATCCGGCGGCGGTTCGCGCATCGTCTCCTCCGTCGCCATCCATGACCGGATGATGCGCGAGACGCCCGATCTCTGGCGCGCGCTGTTCAACCCGATGCCGACGGACCGGCGCGGCGAGATCCCGCCGGGCATGCTGCCCTGGTTCGAAATCCCGGTCTTCAACTGGTTCCAGGGCGAGCTGAGCACCATCTATTCGGGTCAGTATATCCGCTCCGCCCAGGCGAATTTCCCCGAGGCGCGGCGCCTCACGGCCGATGAAAGTGCCGCGATCGACCGGCTGGACGAGCTGGCTGCGGAGATGTCGGTCGAGATGGAATTCCGCCCGGGCGACATGCAGTTCATCCACAACCACCAGATCCTGCACAGCCGCACCGATTTCGAGGATTGGCCCGAGCCCGAGAAGCGCCGCCATCTGCTGCGCCTCTGGCTTGCGCCGCGCGAGGCGCGGGTGCTGCCACCCGTTTATGCGCAGCGCTATGGCGACATCAGCGTGGGGAACCGTGGCGGCATCGTGGTGAAGGACACGGTGCTGCGCTTCACGCTGGAACCCGCATGA
- a CDS encoding glutathione S-transferase family protein codes for MTRQLFELTGTDPARRFSPFCWRSRMALAHKGLEAEIIPWRFTENERLAAHGGKSVPILLDGAATLTDSWDIALHLEQSYPDAPALFQGPPETYRFITAWTDTVLTAGVARLIVSDIVPLLGPKEAAYFTESREKRFGMPLAQVTAGREARLPEFRATLGPLRRTLTQQPFLGGATPDYADYIVFGSFMWARIVSPLPLLAADDAVFAWRDRLLDLYGGLARAVPALEA; via the coding sequence ATGACCCGCCAGCTCTTCGAACTGACCGGCACCGATCCCGCCCGCCGCTTCAGCCCCTTCTGCTGGCGCAGCCGCATGGCCCTCGCGCATAAGGGGCTGGAGGCCGAGATCATCCCCTGGCGCTTCACCGAGAATGAGCGCCTGGCCGCGCATGGCGGCAAGAGCGTGCCCATCCTGCTGGATGGCGCCGCCACGCTGACCGACAGCTGGGACATCGCGCTGCACCTGGAGCAGAGCTATCCGGACGCGCCCGCGCTCTTCCAGGGGCCGCCCGAGACCTATCGCTTCATCACCGCCTGGACCGACACGGTGCTGACGGCGGGGGTGGCGCGGCTCATCGTCTCCGACATCGTGCCGCTGCTGGGCCCGAAGGAGGCCGCCTATTTCACCGAGAGCCGAGAGAAGCGCTTCGGCATGCCGCTCGCGCAGGTGACGGCGGGGCGGGAGGCGCGGCTGCCCGAGTTCCGCGCGACGCTCGGCCCGCTGCGGCGGACGCTGACGCAGCAGCCCTTCCTGGGCGGCGCCACGCCCGATTATGCCGACTACATCGTCTTTGGCAGCTTCATGTGGGCGCGCATCGTCAGCCCGCTCCCGCTGCTCGCGGCCGATGACGCAGTATTCGCGTGGCGGGATCGGCTGCTCGACCTCTATGGCGGCCTCGCGCGTGCCGTCCCGGCGCTGGAGGCGTGA
- a CDS encoding winged helix-turn-helix domain-containing protein — protein MLAFDGFVLDLNRGVLTAEAREVVLRPKTTAVLAPLLAHAGQVVPREALVTAVWGDLAVTDDSLTQCVSEIRRALGADAARMLETHARRGYRMATRPRPSRQRRPPPPGGRAGRRWSRDTPCGTAQGPERTGCGQACPPTSARSRSSPAWATPPPKPPSPI, from the coding sequence TTGCTGGCCTTCGATGGCTTCGTCCTGGACCTCAACCGCGGCGTGCTGACGGCCGAGGCGCGGGAGGTGGTGCTGCGGCCCAAGACCACCGCGGTGCTGGCGCCTCTGCTGGCCCATGCCGGGCAGGTCGTCCCCCGTGAGGCGCTCGTGACCGCCGTCTGGGGGGACCTCGCCGTCACCGATGACAGCCTGACGCAATGCGTCTCGGAGATCCGCCGCGCGCTGGGCGCCGATGCGGCGCGCATGCTGGAGACCCATGCCCGGCGCGGCTACAGGATGGCGACGCGGCCGCGCCCGTCGCGGCAGCGCCGTCCTCCTCCTCCTGGGGGCAGGGCTGGGCGCCGGTGGAGCAGGGACACGCCATGCGGGACGGCACAGGGCCCTGAGAGGACCGGTTGCGGGCAAGCCTGCCCCCCTACCTCCGCGCGCTCGAGGTCGAGCCCCGCCTGGGCAACGCCGCCGCCCAAGCCGCCTTCACCCATCTGA
- a CDS encoding Trm112 family protein, giving the protein MTEAPNTPAALDPQLLEILVCPVTKQPLRYDRERGELVSDAAGLAYPVRDGIPIMLPDQARKLD; this is encoded by the coding sequence ATGACCGAAGCACCGAACACGCCCGCCGCCCTGGACCCGCAATTGCTGGAAATCCTGGTCTGCCCGGTGACCAAGCAGCCGCTGCGTTATGACCGCGAGCGGGGCGAGCTGGTCAGCGATGCCGCGGGCCTCGCCTATCCGGTGCGCGACGGCATTCCCATCATGCTGCCCGACCAGGCCCGCAAGCTGGATTAG
- a CDS encoding DUF1223 domain-containing protein, with protein sequence MQRRLILSALPAAAILRGRAAEARTHAVLAELFTSQSCSSCPPADALLIELIRERPDVLALSFHVTTWDRLGWKDRFSLPAATERQRRYAALLRDGRYHGQVYTPQLVIQGRRDAVGSDRSAVLAELRAAPAASGVELALEPSGSEVRVEIGAGAATAWLLGFDPLHQTDVRSGENGGRRLAYGNVVRSIARVPLPPGGGLRQQMARGTGERVAVLVHGADGAVLALASG encoded by the coding sequence ATGCAGCGCCGCCTGATCCTCTCTGCCCTGCCGGCCGCCGCCATCCTGCGCGGCCGCGCCGCCGAAGCGCGCACGCATGCCGTGCTGGCCGAGCTCTTCACCTCGCAATCCTGCAGTTCATGCCCGCCCGCGGATGCGCTGCTGATCGAGCTGATCCGGGAGCGGCCGGATGTGCTGGCGCTCTCCTTCCACGTCACCACCTGGGACCGCCTCGGCTGGAAGGATCGCTTCTCGCTGCCGGCCGCGACCGAGCGGCAGCGGCGCTACGCCGCGCTGCTGCGCGACGGGCGGTATCACGGGCAGGTCTATACGCCGCAACTCGTCATCCAGGGGCGGCGGGACGCGGTCGGCTCGGACCGGAGCGCGGTGCTGGCGGAACTGCGCGCGGCGCCGGCCGCTTCGGGGGTGGAGCTGGCGCTGGAGCCGAGCGGAAGCGAGGTGCGCGTGGAGATCGGCGCCGGCGCTGCCACCGCCTGGCTGCTGGGCTTCGACCCGCTGCATCAGACGGATGTCCGCAGCGGCGAGAATGGCGGGCGTCGGCTCGCCTATGGGAATGTGGTGCGGAGCATCGCGCGGGTCCCGCTGCCGCCGGGCGGGGGGCTGCGCCAGCAGATGGCGCGCGGCACGGGCGAGCGCGTGGCCGTCCTGGTGCACGGCGCCGATGGGGCGGTGCTCGCGCTGGCCTCGGGGTAA
- a CDS encoding DUF971 domain-containing protein, which yields MAIQVTELRYRSAEKILDIAFDDGSRFALPAEYLRVESPSAEVQGHGPGQKVIVAGRRHVGIMRIEPVGHYAVRIAFDDLHDSGIYSWEVLHRLGREYAERWAEYERALALKGLSREPPRRA from the coding sequence GTGGCGATCCAGGTGACCGAGCTGCGCTACCGCTCGGCCGAAAAGATCCTCGACATCGCCTTCGACGATGGCAGCCGCTTCGCGCTGCCGGCCGAATATCTGCGCGTCGAATCGCCTTCCGCCGAGGTGCAGGGGCATGGGCCGGGGCAGAAGGTGATCGTCGCCGGGCGGCGGCATGTGGGCATCATGCGGATCGAGCCCGTGGGCCACTATGCCGTGCGCATCGCCTTCGACGACCTGCATGACAGCGGCATCTACTCCTGGGAGGTGCTGCACCGCCTGGGGCGCGAATATGCCGAGCGCTGGGCGGAATACGAGCGTGCCCTGGCGCTCAAGGGCTTGAGCCGCGAGCCGCCCCGCCGGGCCTGA
- a CDS encoding DUF1491 family protein, with the protein MDAKVKAHIWVAMAIRMSDMAGRPAAVLRRGDPDSGGLLCVLNGRDGQVVLAQARDGESRPAWVRGTGPAPVTPDVADAYVERQVKRDPDLWVIEFEAPDYLPPFEARTI; encoded by the coding sequence ATGGATGCAAAGGTGAAGGCGCATATCTGGGTCGCCATGGCGATCCGGATGTCGGACATGGCGGGCCGCCCGGCGGCGGTGCTGCGGCGGGGCGATCCGGATTCGGGGGGCCTGCTCTGCGTGCTCAACGGGCGCGACGGACAGGTGGTGCTCGCACAGGCGCGCGATGGCGAGAGCCGCCCGGCCTGGGTGCGCGGCACGGGCCCCGCGCCCGTCACCCCGGACGTGGCCGATGCCTATGTGGAGCGCCAGGTGAAGCGCGACCCCGACCTCTGGGTGATCGAGTTCGAGGCGCCCGACTACCTGCCGCCCTTCGAAGCGAGGACGATCTAG
- a CDS encoding tetratricopeptide repeat protein: MRASLPPYLRALEVEPRLGNAAAQAAFTHLNLRINGFSQDPEPDLREGARLAALAMELAPEASTSLSAQATVLRHQDRFAEALPLHERAAADPARVNDQANAGLMHLLLGDPEAAQPPLRAALERAPWHTFSPNWRGHLALLLAGEADQAAEAFLTADRLHYLPAERPFLRLAALLGARRSAGAEALNAKLRQQFPARTEPRRAALASNEPRYRALFETAVLTPLRQMGWFQAAQ; the protein is encoded by the coding sequence TTGCGGGCAAGCCTGCCCCCCTACCTCCGCGCGCTCGAGGTCGAGCCCCGCCTGGGCAACGCCGCCGCCCAAGCCGCCTTCACCCATCTGAACCTGCGGATTAACGGGTTCAGCCAGGATCCGGAGCCGGACCTGCGAGAGGGGGCGCGTCTCGCGGCGCTGGCCATGGAACTGGCGCCGGAGGCCTCCACATCGCTTTCGGCCCAGGCGACGGTGCTGCGGCACCAGGACCGCTTCGCCGAGGCGCTGCCCCTGCATGAGCGCGCCGCGGCCGACCCCGCCCGGGTGAATGACCAGGCCAATGCGGGCCTGATGCATCTGCTGCTGGGCGACCCCGAGGCCGCCCAGCCGCCGCTGCGCGCGGCGCTGGAGAGAGCACCCTGGCACACCTTCTCGCCGAACTGGCGGGGCCACCTGGCCCTGCTGCTGGCCGGCGAGGCGGACCAGGCGGCCGAGGCCTTCCTCACCGCGGACCGGCTCCATTACCTGCCCGCCGAGCGGCCCTTCCTTCGCCTGGCCGCGCTGCTGGGCGCCAGGCGTTCGGCCGGGGCGGAAGCGCTGAATGCCAAGCTGCGCCAGCAATTCCCGGCGCGGACGGAGCCTCGGCGGGCGGCCCTTGCCTCGAACGAGCCACGCTATCGCGCCCTGTTCGAAACGGCGGTGCTGACGCCGCTGCGCCAGATGGGCTGGTTCCAGGCGGCGCAATAG
- a CDS encoding Crp/Fnr family transcriptional regulator encodes MDDLARFPFFRPFAAEALEALAGAARWHGFEPGQTVLEAGDPARDVFFIAEGEVRIVMRSAGGHEIILNELGPGQFFGEIAAIDGGPRSVGVVALTRARVCVIAAAPFMSFALSTPEASHQVMRMLAALVREKDARLLELTILPVRPRLIALLLRMSRPRVVGEGEGVVVSPPRPHHELAARIGTRREVVTRILGALTREGLASPGRGGLVLPDPATLIAEVETSFRTATGG; translated from the coding sequence ATGGACGACCTCGCCCGCTTCCCCTTCTTCCGGCCCTTCGCGGCCGAGGCGCTGGAGGCGCTGGCGGGCGCCGCACGCTGGCACGGCTTCGAGCCGGGGCAGACCGTGCTGGAGGCGGGCGACCCCGCGCGGGACGTCTTCTTCATCGCCGAGGGCGAGGTGCGGATCGTCATGCGCAGCGCGGGCGGGCACGAGATCATCCTGAACGAGCTGGGCCCCGGGCAGTTCTTCGGCGAGATCGCGGCGATCGATGGCGGGCCGCGCTCGGTCGGCGTGGTGGCGCTGACGCGCGCACGGGTCTGCGTGATCGCCGCCGCGCCCTTCATGTCCTTCGCGCTCTCCACGCCCGAGGCGTCGCACCAGGTGATGCGCATGCTGGCGGCGCTGGTGCGGGAGAAGGATGCGCGCCTGCTGGAGCTGACGATCCTGCCGGTGCGGCCGCGCCTGATCGCCCTGCTGCTGCGGATGTCCCGCCCGCGCGTCGTGGGGGAGGGCGAGGGCGTCGTCGTCTCGCCGCCACGGCCGCATCACGAGCTGGCGGCGCGGATCGGGACGCGGCGGGAGGTGGTGACGCGCATCCTGGGCGCGCTGACGCGGGAGGGGCTGGCCTCCCCCGGGCGCGGTGGCCTCGTGCTGCCCGATCCGGCGACCCTGATCGCGGAGGTGGAGACGAGCTTCCGGACGGCGACGGGGGGGTAG
- a CDS encoding tripartite tricarboxylate transporter substrate-binding protein: MLTRRALGALPLLATPAIAQPAWPNGPVRIVAPFPPGGSVDTVSRLLQQPISAELGVPVIVENRGGASGSLGTAQVARAAPDGQTFVLVFDTHATNPALLPNMGFDTRRDLAPVLLLGTAPNMLLTHRTRPWQNMAEVVAAARARPDAITYGTIGNGSLAHLGMVLAQRAAGIQLTHVPYRGGGPLATSAMAGETDLVAATGTIFVEHLRQGVLRPLAVLGPRRRASLPDVPTMAEAGLPGVEAEAFWGILAPAGTPPAVLARMEAAARRATEVPEVRERLTTIMGIELRNEGGAAFGAFLDRQIDVWGRVIRENDIRPD; the protein is encoded by the coding sequence ATGCTGACCCGCCGCGCCCTTGGCGCCCTGCCGCTGCTCGCCACCCCCGCCATCGCCCAGCCGGCCTGGCCCAATGGCCCGGTCCGCATCGTGGCACCCTTCCCGCCGGGCGGCAGCGTGGACACCGTCTCGCGCCTGCTGCAGCAGCCGATCTCGGCCGAGCTGGGCGTGCCCGTGATCGTCGAGAATCGCGGCGGCGCCTCGGGCTCGCTCGGCACGGCGCAAGTGGCGCGCGCCGCGCCCGACGGGCAGACCTTCGTGCTGGTCTTCGACACGCATGCGACCAACCCGGCGCTGCTTCCCAATATGGGCTTCGACACGCGGCGGGATTTGGCGCCGGTGCTGCTGCTCGGCACCGCGCCCAACATGCTGCTGACGCACCGCACCCGCCCCTGGCAGAACATGGCCGAGGTGGTCGCGGCCGCGCGCGCGCGGCCGGATGCCATCACCTACGGCACCATCGGCAATGGTTCGCTCGCGCATCTCGGCATGGTGCTGGCGCAGCGCGCGGCCGGCATCCAGCTGACGCATGTGCCCTATCGCGGCGGCGGGCCGCTCGCCACCTCGGCCATGGCGGGCGAGACGGATCTGGTGGCGGCCACGGGCACGATCTTCGTCGAGCATCTGCGCCAGGGCGTGCTGCGGCCGCTGGCCGTGCTGGGCCCGCGCCGCCGCGCGAGCCTGCCCGATGTGCCGACCATGGCCGAGGCGGGGCTGCCCGGCGTGGAGGCTGAGGCCTTCTGGGGCATCCTGGCGCCCGCCGGCACGCCGCCCGCCGTGCTGGCCCGCATGGAGGCCGCCGCCCGCCGCGCGACCGAAGTGCCGGAGGTGCGCGAGCGGCTGACCACCATCATGGGAATCGAGCTGCGCAACGAGGGGGGCGCGGCATTCGGCGCCTTCCTTGACCGCCAGATCGATGTCTGGGGCCGGGTAATCCGCGAGAACGACATCCGCCCGGATTGA
- a CDS encoding dienelactone hydrolase family protein, with amino-acid sequence MFPSRENHVAHSNPGLISGLLAAGLFLMGAQPLAAREAPAEPLEEVEAFVAGEAHGTLVLPLGATDRQTPAIVILADGETPDGRAAPYLDQLLGAGLAVLEMATLPGDSLEAVLVALARHPRVLGERIGLLGFGLGARQVAALPDPMAARALLYPGCAGMAPAAMPGQAVLLMHGDADAANPAPDCARLGEALTTAGARLRLRLLPGASYAWDRPAFAGEGHARLPRPDGAGRVEAHAWPEMTALSAAEVAGFFAASLLGARP; translated from the coding sequence ATGTTCCCAAGCCGTGAAAACCATGTCGCGCACAGCAACCCAGGGTTGATTTCAGGCCTGCTCGCGGCGGGCCTGTTCCTGATGGGCGCGCAACCCCTGGCTGCACGCGAAGCCCCGGCGGAACCACTCGAGGAGGTGGAGGCCTTCGTCGCGGGCGAGGCCCATGGAACCCTCGTCCTGCCCCTCGGTGCGACGGACCGCCAGACGCCCGCCATCGTCATCCTCGCCGATGGCGAGACGCCCGATGGCCGCGCGGCGCCCTATCTCGACCAGCTGCTCGGCGCCGGTCTCGCCGTCCTGGAAATGGCCACGCTGCCGGGGGACTCGCTGGAGGCGGTGCTGGTGGCGCTGGCCCGCCACCCGCGCGTGCTGGGCGAGCGGATCGGCCTGCTCGGCTTCGGCCTGGGCGCGCGCCAGGTGGCCGCCCTGCCCGATCCCATGGCCGCTCGCGCCCTGCTCTATCCGGGCTGCGCTGGCATGGCGCCCGCCGCCATGCCGGGCCAGGCCGTGCTGCTGATGCATGGCGATGCCGATGCGGCCAATCCGGCGCCCGATTGCGCGCGGCTGGGCGAGGCGCTGACCACGGCCGGCGCGCGGCTGCGGCTGCGCCTCCTGCCCGGCGCCTCCTATGCCTGGGACCGGCCGGCCTTCGCGGGCGAGGGCCATGCCCGGCTGCCCCGCCCCGATGGCGCGGGCCGCGTCGAGGCGCATGCCTGGCCGGAGATGACGGCCCTCTCGGCCGCCGAGGTCGCGGGCTTCTTCGCGGCCAGCCTGCTGGGGGCGCGGCCGTGA
- the parE gene encoding DNA topoisomerase IV subunit B codes for MNDLFAGRGGKAVASSYNAADIEVLEGLEPVRRRPGMYIGGTDENALHHLAAEIIDNAMDEAVAGHADRIEVVLEAGNWISVRDNGRGIPVDPHPKFPKLSALEVILTTLHSGGKFSGKSYETSGGLHGVGSSVVNALAEALEVEVARGGELFRQTYARGKPTSKLKREGETRNRRGTMIRFKPDPEIFGPLAFKAERLFRLCRSKAYLYRGVEIRWKCDPALITGDTPAESVLHFPGGLSDFLATAIEGRSAVVPTPFADTAEFPDGAGRCEYAITWLEQGDGFLSTYANTIPTPQGGTHEAGLRAALLKGLRAYGEMKKEKRAASITAEDLLTGLAGMLSVFIRDPHFQGQTKDKLTNADAQRLTENALRDRFDHWLAADPASADNLLAFAIERAEERLRRRAEKETPRKTATRKLRLPGKLTDCSRESSEGTEIFLVEGDSAGGSAKQARDRETQAVLPLRGKILNVASASAEKLRGNQELKDLIEALGCGVGEKFDIARLRYGRVIIMTDADVDGAHIAALLMTFFYKETPELVRQGRLYLAQPPLFRLQAGGKSVYAMDDRDRERQMKRHFKANQKVEVSRFKGLGEMPAQVLKETTMGAKNRVLLKVVLPPEERARTAELMEALMGRRPELRFKFIQDNAASLDAEAVDA; via the coding sequence ATGAACGATCTCTTCGCGGGGCGCGGCGGCAAGGCCGTCGCCTCCAGCTACAACGCCGCCGACATCGAGGTCCTGGAGGGGCTGGAGCCCGTCCGGCGCCGCCCGGGCATGTATATCGGCGGCACGGATGAGAACGCGCTGCACCATCTGGCGGCCGAGATCATCGACAACGCGATGGACGAGGCGGTGGCGGGCCATGCCGACCGCATCGAGGTGGTGCTGGAGGCCGGCAACTGGATCTCGGTGCGCGACAATGGCCGCGGCATCCCGGTGGACCCGCATCCGAAATTCCCCAAGCTCTCCGCGCTCGAGGTCATCCTCACCACGCTGCATTCGGGCGGCAAGTTCTCGGGCAAGTCCTACGAGACCTCGGGCGGCCTGCACGGCGTGGGCAGCTCCGTCGTGAACGCGCTGGCCGAGGCGCTGGAGGTCGAGGTCGCGCGCGGCGGCGAGTTGTTCCGCCAGACCTATGCGCGCGGCAAGCCCACCAGCAAGCTCAAGCGCGAGGGCGAGACGCGCAACCGCCGCGGCACCATGATCCGCTTCAAGCCAGACCCCGAGATCTTCGGCCCGCTGGCCTTCAAGGCGGAGCGGCTGTTCCGCCTCTGCCGCTCCAAGGCCTATCTCTATCGCGGCGTCGAGATCCGCTGGAAATGCGACCCGGCCCTGATCACGGGCGACACGCCCGCGGAATCGGTGCTGCATTTCCCGGGCGGCCTCTCGGACTTCCTGGCGACCGCCATCGAGGGCCGCAGCGCCGTCGTCCCCACCCCCTTTGCCGACACGGCGGAATTCCCGGACGGCGCGGGGCGCTGCGAATACGCCATCACCTGGCTCGAGCAGGGCGACGGCTTCCTCTCCACCTACGCCAACACCATCCCGACGCCCCAGGGCGGCACGCATGAGGCGGGGCTGCGCGCGGCCCTGCTGAAGGGACTGCGCGCCTATGGCGAGATGAAGAAGGAGAAGCGTGCGGCCAGCATCACGGCGGAGGACCTGCTGACCGGCCTCGCCGGCATGCTCAGCGTCTTCATCCGCGACCCGCATTTCCAGGGCCAGACCAAGGACAAGCTGACCAACGCCGACGCCCAGCGCCTGACCGAGAACGCGCTGCGCGACCGCTTCGACCATTGGCTGGCGGCCGACCCCGCAAGCGCCGACAACCTGCTGGCCTTCGCCATCGAGCGCGCGGAGGAGCGGCTGCGCCGCCGCGCCGAGAAGGAGACGCCGCGCAAGACCGCCACCCGCAAGCTGCGCCTGCCCGGCAAGCTCACCGATTGCTCGCGCGAGAGCAGCGAGGGCACGGAGATCTTCCTCGTCGAGGGCGACAGCGCCGGCGGCTCGGCCAAGCAGGCGCGCGACCGCGAGACCCAGGCCGTGCTGCCGCTGCGCGGGAAAATCCTGAACGTGGCCAGCGCGTCAGCGGAAAAGCTGCGCGGCAACCAGGAGCTGAAGGACCTGATCGAGGCGCTGGGCTGCGGCGTGGGCGAGAAATTCGACATCGCCCGCCTGCGCTACGGCCGCGTCATCATCATGACGGACGCCGATGTGGACGGCGCGCATATCGCCGCCCTGCTGATGACCTTCTTCTACAAGGAGACGCCGGAGCTGGTGCGCCAGGGCCGCCTCTACCTGGCGCAACCGCCGCTGTTCCGCCTGCAGGCCGGCGGCAAGAGCGTCTACGCGATGGACGACCGCGACCGCGAGCGCCAGATGAAGCGCCACTTCAAGGCCAATCAGAAGGTCGAGGTCAGCCGCTTCAAGGGCCTGGGCGAGATGCCCGCCCAGGTGCTGAAGGAGACCACCATGGGGGCGAAGAACCGCGTCCTGCTCAAGGTGGTGCTGCCGCCCGAGGAGCGTGCCAGGACGGCCGAGCTGATGGAGGCCCTGATGGGCCGCCGGCCCGAGCTGCGCTTCAAGTTCATCCAGGACAATGCGGCCAGCCTGGATGCGGAGGCGGTGGACGCCTGA
- a CDS encoding Bug family tripartite tricarboxylate transporter substrate binding protein yields the protein MMRRRALLAGGLAAPSLARAQSWAPQRPIRMIVPFAPAGILDQLARLLAEPMGQRLGQPIIVENRPGAGGNVGTAMAARARGDAHVILVGSTGPLAVSPITEPNLGYDPLTDLIPITLLNATPLVLVVRQASPHRDVPGLVAALKREGREVLYPTPGVGSPQLLAQEAFRQAAGFPAAPVHYQGSAPAVLAVIAGEFPFTIENLVLVAPHVQAGTLRALGVTSLTRAPLMPDVPTLAEQGFRGFSAGGWYGLLTPSGVPEEAIRAYHLAATAALAELNVARRISEMGAPPIGSSPLEFRAHIQAETERWRGVMARAAAPAR from the coding sequence ATGATGCGCCGCCGCGCCTTGCTGGCCGGTGGTCTGGCCGCGCCCTCGCTGGCGCGCGCCCAAAGCTGGGCGCCGCAGCGGCCGATCCGGATGATCGTGCCCTTCGCGCCCGCCGGCATCCTGGACCAGCTGGCGCGGCTGCTGGCCGAGCCCATGGGCCAACGCCTGGGGCAGCCGATCATCGTGGAGAACCGGCCGGGCGCCGGCGGCAATGTCGGCACCGCCATGGCGGCCCGCGCGCGCGGCGATGCGCATGTGATCCTGGTGGGCAGCACGGGGCCGCTTGCCGTCTCGCCCATCACCGAGCCCAATCTCGGTTATGACCCGCTGACGGACCTCATCCCCATCACCCTGCTGAACGCGACGCCGCTGGTTCTGGTGGTGCGCCAGGCCTCGCCCCATCGGGACGTGCCCGGCCTGGTCGCCGCCCTGAAGCGTGAGGGCCGGGAGGTGCTGTACCCCACGCCCGGCGTCGGATCGCCCCAATTGCTGGCGCAGGAGGCGTTCCGCCAGGCGGCGGGCTTCCCCGCGGCGCCCGTGCATTACCAGGGCAGCGCACCGGCCGTGCTGGCGGTGATCGCGGGCGAATTCCCCTTCACCATCGAGAACCTCGTCCTCGTCGCGCCCCATGTGCAGGCGGGGACGCTGCGGGCGCTGGGTGTGACGAGCCTCACCCGTGCGCCGCTGATGCCCGATGTACCGACGCTCGCCGAACAGGGCTTCCGCGGCTTCTCGGCCGGCGGCTGGTACGGGCTGCTGACGCCCTCGGGCGTGCCGGAGGAGGCGATCCGCGCCTATCACCTGGCCGCGACAGCGGCGCTGGCCGAGCTCAATGTGGCGCGCCGCATCTCGGAGATGGGCGCGCCGCCCATCGGCTCCTCGCCGCTGGAATTCCGCGCCCATATCCAGGCCGAGACCGAGCGCTGGCGGGGCGTGATGGCGCGGGCGGCGGCGCCGGCGCGGTAG